One segment of Mycolicibacterium baixiangningiae DNA contains the following:
- a CDS encoding nuclear transport factor 2 family protein — protein sequence MKPPFTLESATAKVRAGEDLWNTRDPERVALAYTPDSRWRNRSTFLRGRDEIIGFLTDKWARELDYRLIKEIWAHGDDRIAVRFAYEYHDASGEWFRAYGNENWEFAADGLMTTRHASINDVPISGADRLFGWDRSGPRPQDHPGLTQLGL from the coding sequence GTGAAGCCCCCGTTCACCCTGGAGAGCGCGACCGCCAAAGTGCGCGCAGGGGAAGACCTTTGGAACACCCGCGACCCCGAGCGGGTGGCGCTGGCCTACACCCCCGACAGCCGGTGGCGCAACCGCTCCACGTTCCTGCGCGGGCGTGACGAGATCATCGGGTTCCTCACCGACAAGTGGGCCCGCGAACTCGACTACCGCCTCATCAAAGAGATCTGGGCCCACGGTGACGACCGCATCGCCGTCCGGTTCGCCTACGAGTACCACGACGCGAGCGGCGAGTGGTTCCGCGCGTACGGCAACGAGAACTGGGAGTTCGCCGCGGACGGGTTGATGACAACCCGCCACGCCAGCATCAACGACGTCCCGATCAGCGGGGCGGACCGCCTGTTCGGTTGGGACCGCAGCGGACCGCGGCCGCAGGATCATCCGGGGCTCACCCAGTTGGGCTTGTGA